The window ATCATGGGCTGCCAACTCCTCCAACTGGGTTTCGATCGCCTTTGCCTTTTCAAACTCGGCTTCTGCTTCCTCTGTGCGGCCTTCCCTCCGTAGTTTTAGGGCTTGGCGTTTGTGCCCCAGGGACTCCTGTTGCAGCTTGAACCGATCACGGCTACTCAATGGTTTTGAAGCAACACTTGTTGACTCTTGCTTCGCGGCAACACTTGTTGACTCTTGCTTCTTTACAGCATGAGATGCATCAGGAACATTGTTTGCAGAAGAAGTAATTGGCTGCGCACTTCCATCCTCCAAACTCTTCTCTAACAGCTTGGCCTGCCGGAGTTCTTCTTTAGCTTCTGCAAGTTTCCCTTCTCTTTTCAAAGTAACTGCCTTCCTTTTATGAGCTAAAATATCTTGATGTAGGTGGTCCATGGAAGCATAATTCTGAGCAGCATTTAACTTGCTAATGTTAGGTTTTTCATTTGTGCCAGTCAATTCTCTTTTCGTGGTAACACTGTTTTTGAGTTGCTGATCTTGGCTGAGATTTTCCGAGGAGTCCAAATGAATAGGATTACTTGTTTGAGATGAACTTGTTGAACCATCACTAGTAAGTCTATCTATTGAATGCATGGAGTGGCCAGCTGAAGTGCTATTATCAGTTGTTTGTGCTGTGTTCATCTTTTCTGCAAGATTTTCCCTTGAAGCACTCACCTTGGCTGATAATGAATCCTTATTTTCGATTGGCTGAGAGGGAGGAAGCACTGAATTACCTGACTCCCTTAAGAATGGAATATTTGTATCTGAACCTTTATCCACTTCAACAGTTGATCTTAAACTCTCAGGTTTTTCCTGTAAGTCAGATGATTCAGGCATTACTGATTTTTCATCCTCCATTTGAGCTTCCAGACTCTTGGTCATTCTTAAAACTTCCTCAGCTTCTTCTATTTCTCCTTGGCGCCTTAAAGCAAGAGCCTTCCTTTTCAATGCTAAAAGTTCTCTTTGAATCTCACCCTTACTCCTAGAAGCTTTAGCAGGAATACCTGAAGACGAATTGTGTATATATAGTTCCTTTTTAGCTGGCTCTTTTTTTACAGTCACAGGTTCAAATTCATCCTTCCACCCCAGATTGACGAGCATGGAATTCAAGGCGGGGTCACGCATATCCTCTTCCGAAACAAGAGTATTGCTTTCTTCATCAATTGCAGATTCAACTGGAGGATTTAAGATTTCATGTGTCATCATAGTAGCCTCAACCCGTGCTTCATTTTTTGGTGCTTCCAACTCTGAAAGCTCTGTTTCCAATGCTTTAGCCATGCTTAGCACTTCCTCTGCATCTTCAGCTTTCCCTTCACGCCTGAGAGCAAGGGCCTTTTTCTTTAATCCCAAGAGCTCCCTCTGGATTTGACCCTTATTTTTTCTTGGTGCTCTAGAATTCTTAGTTAAAGAAGCATCACTGACAGGCAGAGAATGATCATTTTCTTTCTTCAAAAGCTTGCTTGGAGAACTAGAAGGTTCATTACTGTCATCATTCCAACCCAAGTCCTTAAGGAGTGAAAGATAGGCTGGATCAGACATATCTTGATCTGTCACATCATCTTCACTTCCTTCCTCAACTTGCATATTTCTATGAATATCAGAATGCTTTCTTGATGTATGCAAGACATTGTCTGTGGTACTACTTATCTGAGGTGCTTTGAGATTTGAAGCCTTGTCCAACTCTGTCAGCTGACGCTCAAGATCAGCCCCCTTTCGCATTTCTTCCTCTGCTTCGTTCAGTTTTCCTTCCCTTCTCAAGGTAAGAGCCTTCTTTTTCGAGCTCAAAAGCTCTCTCTGAATCATCAGTCGGCTTTTTGATGCCATTTTTGAAGCAGAAGTATTAGTGGCATTAGTATTTCTCTCATCAAATTGAATGGAGTCTGATCCATTACCCGTAATGTCAGAACTCATATTTTTCTGAACAGCAGTGGACTTTTCAAATATGGTGCTGTCTTCCGACTCAAAGCCCCTTTCTAATAACTTCGCCTTTTTTAAGGATGCCATTGCTTCTTCAGTATTACCTGCCCGCTTCTGATTAAGAGCTTCTCTTTTCAAATATTGAATTTCACTAAGCACTGCTTCTTTGTCAATGGTTTGGGACTTTATGAATGTTTGTTCAGGTTCAGTCCAACCTATTGATTCCAAAGCAACAGCTAATTCAGGGTCCATCATATCCTCTTCAGTCACTTCAAAATTAGCACCAAGATCATCAGAAATATGAATAAGGCCATCAAGATCAAAACCTTTCCCATGATCATGCAGAtttgaaccttctttttcatTATCCATGCTACGGATAAGCGCTGATAGTTCATCATCAGAATCTTCAGCTTCAGCTAGGAGTTCCTGTTCTTCCAGCTGCTTTTCAAGAATTTTAGCTCTTTTTAATTCCTCTTTCGCCTCTGCAAGCCTACCCTCACGCTTCAACGTAAGAGCCTTTTTTTTCAGAGCAACAACCTCAGTCTTGTCAATtctgctgcccttttcttcaCCAGTCTTCGGACGGACTTCTCCAATGATTGATGACAGTTCACCCTCCAAACTCAAGCTTGCTGGCTTTCTATCTTCACTATGTAGATCCATATCAGACCAACCCAGCTCTCTAAGTTCAGACATAAGATCATCCTTTTCTTTACCCTCATGAGGAAGTGACTTTGTTTTACTGCCAACCTCTTCTGGACTACCTTTGTTATGCATGTCAGACAAGTTTCCAGAAGATAACATCTTCTTACGGTTCTTCCTTAACTGAATTTCCAAAGAATCAGCCTGCCTCTCAAGTTCCTTTCCTCTCTTAAAAGATCTCAAGGCCTCCTCAGATTTCCCTTCTCCTTTCAGAATTTTGTACTTCCTTTTTTCCTCCAATGCTTGCTGACGTAACTCATCAGGAGTGGTGGATCCAACATCAATGCCCAGAATATCAGGCTTATCATTTGAGACAAATTGTTGTATTTCGCTGTCATCAGAATTGGAAAATCCCTTAGCACTTGAAGATGATGCAGTGCCACTTGATTTTTGACTGCTGGGAGCTTTTTCCTC is drawn from Arachis hypogaea cultivar Tifrunner chromosome 12, arahy.Tifrunner.gnm2.J5K5, whole genome shotgun sequence and contains these coding sequences:
- the LOC112728649 gene encoding uncharacterized protein, with the protein product MLEKIGLPPKPSLRGNTWVVDSSHCQGCSSQFTFINRKHHCRRCGGLFCNSCTQQRMVLRGQGDSPVRICEPCKKLEEAARFELRQGRRLGRGNVKSTSRDEDEVLSQILGSGREEKAPSSQKSSGTASSSSAKGFSNSDDSEIQQFVSNDKPDILGIDVGSTTPDELRQQALEEKRKYKILKGEGKSEEALRSFKRGKELERQADSLEIQLRKNRKKMLSSGNLSDMHNKGSPEEVGSKTKSLPHEGKEKDDLMSELRELGWSDMDLHSEDRKPASLSLEGELSSIIGEVRPKTGEEKGSRIDKTEVVALKKKALTLKREGRLAEAKEELKRAKILEKQLEEQELLAEAEDSDDELSALIRSMDNEKEGSNLHDHGKGFDLDGLIHISDDLGANFEVTEEDMMDPELAVALESIGWTEPEQTFIKSQTIDKEAVLSEIQYLKREALNQKRAGNTEEAMASLKKAKLLERGFESEDSTIFEKSTAVQKNMSSDITGNGSDSIQFDERNTNATNTSASKMASKSRLMIQRELLSSKKKALTLRREGKLNEAEEEMRKGADLERQLTELDKASNLKAPQISSTTDNVLHTSRKHSDIHRNMQVEEGSEDDVTDQDMSDPAYLSLLKDLGWNDDSNEPSSSPSKLLKKENDHSLPVSDASLTKNSRAPRKNKGQIQRELLGLKKKALALRREGKAEDAEEVLSMAKALETELSELEAPKNEARVEATMMTHEILNPPVESAIDEESNTLVSEEDMRDPALNSMLVNLGWKDEFEPVTVKKEPAKKELYIHNSSSGIPAKASRSKGEIQRELLALKRKALALRRQGEIEEAEEVLRMTKSLEAQMEDEKSVMPESSDLQEKPESLRSTVEVDKGSDTNIPFLRESGNSVLPPSQPIENKDSLSAKVSASRENLAEKMNTAQTTDNSTSAGHSMHSIDRLTSDGSTSSSQTSNPIHLDSSENLSQDQQLKNSVTTKRELTGTNEKPNISKLNAAQNYASMDHLHQDILAHKRKAVTLKREGKLAEAKEELRQAKLLEKSLEDGSAQPITSSANNVPDASHAVKKQESTSVAAKQESTSVASKPLSSRDRFKLQQESLGHKRQALKLRREGRTEEAEAEFEKAKAIETQLEELAAHDANKPDAAEDVTVEDFLDPQLLSALKAIGIEDANVASRGPERQEPVKSNVTKGENSNQERIQLEERIKDEKRKAVNLKRSGKQAEALDALRRAKMYEKKLNSMTSG